One part of the Sphingobacterium sp. LZ7M1 genome encodes these proteins:
- the catB gene encoding type B chloramphenicol O-acetyltransferase: MKNYFESPFKGKIIKDHITNPNIISGKYSYYSGYYHGHSFDDCARYLFPDRNDVDKLIIGSYCSIGSGASFIMAGNQGHKYDWISSFPFFYMSEFDVFSKSQDGFQKAGDTVVGNDVWIGSEAMIMPGVQIGDGAVIGSRALVTKDVEPYSIVGGNPAKLIKKRFSDDDIQKLQEMKWWEWDEETLFEAMPILCSNKIDLLYKFFRKMK; the protein is encoded by the coding sequence ATGAAAAATTACTTCGAAAGTCCTTTTAAAGGAAAAATAATCAAAGACCACATAACTAATCCCAATATAATTTCGGGTAAATATTCTTATTATTCTGGTTATTATCACGGTCATTCATTTGACGATTGTGCTCGTTATCTGTTTCCGGACAGGAATGATGTCGATAAACTAATTATCGGTTCTTATTGTTCAATAGGGAGCGGTGCAAGTTTCATAATGGCAGGTAATCAAGGTCATAAATATGATTGGATTTCCAGTTTTCCATTTTTTTATATGTCTGAATTTGATGTTTTCAGTAAAAGCCAAGATGGATTTCAAAAAGCAGGAGATACAGTTGTTGGGAATGATGTTTGGATTGGTAGTGAAGCTATGATAATGCCAGGAGTTCAGATAGGAGATGGAGCTGTTATTGGCAGTCGTGCTTTGGTTACAAAAGATGTTGAACCTTATTCAATTGTAGGGGGAAATCCAGCCAAATTGATAAAAAAGAGATTTAGTGATGATGACATCCAAAAATTGCAGGAAATGAAATGGTGGGAATGGGATGAAGAAACCCTTTTTGAAGCAATGCCAATTCTTTGTTCAAATAAAATCGATTTGTTGTACAAGTTTTTTAGAAAAATGAAATGA
- the tet(X) gene encoding tetracycline-inactivating monooxygenase Tet(X) — protein sequence MTMRIDTDKQMNLLSDKNVAIIGGGPVGLTMAKLLQQNGIDVSVYERDNDREARIFGGTLDLHKGSGQEAMKKAGLLQTYYDLALPMGVNIADKKGNILSTKNVKPENRFDNPEINRNDLRAILLNSLENDTVIWDRKLVMLEPGKKKWTLTFENKPSETADLVILANGGMSKVRKFVTDTEVEETGTFNIQADIHQPEINCPGFFQLCNGNRLMASHQGNLLFANPNNNGALHFGISFKTPDEWKNQTQVDFQNRNSVVDFLLKEFSDWDERYKELIHTTLSFVGLATRIFPLEKPWKSKRPLPITMIGDAAHLMPPFAGQGVNSGLVDALILSDNLADGKFNSIEEAVKNYEQQMFIYGKEAQEESTQNEIEMFKPDFTFQQLLNV from the coding sequence ATGACAATGCGAATAGATACAGACAAACAAATGAATTTACTTAGTGATAAGAACGTTGCAATAATTGGTGGTGGACCCGTTGGACTGACTATGGCAAAATTATTACAGCAAAACGGCATAGACGTTTCAGTTTACGAAAGAGACAACGACCGAGAGGCAAGAATTTTTGGTGGAACCCTTGACCTACACAAAGGTTCAGGTCAGGAAGCAATGAAAAAAGCGGGATTGTTACAAACTTATTATGACTTAGCCTTACCAATGGGTGTAAATATTGCTGATAAAAAAGGCAATATTTTATCCACAAAAAATGTAAAGCCCGAAAATCGATTTGACAATCCTGAAATAAACAGAAATGACTTAAGGGCTATCTTGTTGAATAGTTTAGAAAACGACACGGTTATTTGGGATAGAAAACTTGTTATGCTTGAACCTGGTAAGAAGAAGTGGACACTAACTTTTGAGAATAAACCGAGTGAAACAGCAGATTTGGTTATTCTTGCCAATGGCGGGATGTCCAAGGTAAGAAAATTTGTTACCGACACGGAAGTTGAAGAAACAGGTACTTTCAATATACAAGCCGATATTCATCAACCAGAGATAAACTGTCCTGGATTTTTTCAGCTATGCAATGGAAACCGGCTAATGGCATCTCACCAAGGTAATTTATTATTTGCTAACCCCAATAATAATGGTGCATTGCATTTTGGAATAAGTTTTAAAACACCTGATGAATGGAAAAACCAAACGCAGGTAGATTTTCAAAACAGAAATAGTGTCGTTGATTTTCTTCTGAAAGAATTTTCCGATTGGGACGAACGCTACAAAGAATTGATTCATACGACGTTGTCATTTGTAGGATTGGCTACACGGATATTTCCTTTAGAAAAGCCTTGGAAAAGCAAGCGCCCATTACCCATAACAATGATTGGGGATGCCGCACATTTGATGCCGCCTTTTGCAGGGCAGGGAGTAAATAGTGGGTTGGTGGATGCCTTGATATTGTCTGATAATCTAGCCGATGGAAAATTTAATAGCATTGAAGAGGCTGTTAAAAATTATGAACAGCAAATGTTTATCTATGGCAAAGAAGCACAAGAAGAATCAACTCAAAACGAAATTGAAATGTTTAAACCCGACTTTACGTTTCAGCAATTGTTAAATGTATAA
- the erm(F) gene encoding 23S rRNA (adenine(2058)-N(6))-methyltransferase Erm(F) encodes MTKKKLPVRFTGQHFTIDKVLIKDAIRQANISNQDTVLDIGAGKGFLTVHLLKIANNVVAIENDTALVEHLRKLFSDARNVQVVGCDFRNFAVPKFPFKVVSNIPYGITSDIFKILMFESLGNFLGGSIVLQLEPTQKLFSRKLYNPYTVFYHTFFDLKLVYEVGPESFFPPPTVKSALLNIKRKQLFFDFKFKAKYLAFISCLLEKPDLSVKTALKSIFRKSQVRSISEKFGLNLNAQIVCLSPSQWVNCFLEMLEVVPEKFHPS; translated from the coding sequence ATGACAAAAAAGAAATTGCCCGTTCGTTTTACGGGTCAGCACTTTACTATTGATAAAGTGCTAATAAAAGATGCAATAAGACAAGCAAATATAAGTAATCAGGATACGGTTTTAGATATTGGGGCAGGCAAGGGGTTTCTTACTGTTCATTTATTAAAAATCGCCAACAATGTTGTTGCTATTGAAAACGACACAGCTTTGGTTGAACATTTACGAAAATTATTTTCTGATGCCCGAAATGTTCAAGTTGTCGGTTGTGATTTTAGGAATTTTGCAGTTCCGAAATTTCCTTTCAAAGTGGTGTCAAATATTCCTTATGGCATTACTTCCGATATTTTCAAAATCCTGATGTTTGAGAGTCTTGGAAATTTTCTGGGAGGTTCCATTGTCCTTCAGTTAGAACCTACACAAAAGTTATTTTCGAGGAAGCTTTACAATCCATATACCGTTTTCTATCATACTTTTTTTGATTTGAAACTTGTCTATGAGGTAGGTCCTGAAAGTTTCTTTCCACCGCCAACTGTCAAATCAGCCCTGTTAAACATTAAAAGAAAACAGTTATTTTTTGATTTTAAGTTTAAAGCCAAATACTTAGCATTTATTTCCTGTCTGTTAGAGAAACCTGATTTATCTGTAAAAACAGCTTTAAAGTCGATTTTCAGGAAAAGTCAGGTCAGGTCAATTTCGGAAAAATTCGGTTTAAACCTTAATGCTCAAATTGTTTGTTTGTCTCCAAGTCAATGGGTAAACTGTTTTTTGGAAATGCTGGAAGTTGTCCCTGAAAAATTTCATCCTTCGTAG
- a CDS encoding class D beta-lactamase OXA-347, producing MKNILFVVFISMIFLFVCCNTTTNKNIIETEISDFDKILDSFQVNGSILIYDNDKNTFYSNDFDWAKNGKLPASTFKIPNSIIAVELGIIENDTTILKWNGEQRKMDIWEKDLSFKDAFRISCVPCYQEIARKIGTIKMKEYLEKFEYKNMIFDSLTIDNFWLEGNSKISQKQQIDFLRKFYFSKFPISDRTIKIVKNIMEIERTENYILSGKTGLSSIEEKYNGWFVGYVETKSNVYFFATNVIPTDGLNVDDFISSRINVTKNALKQMNIMK from the coding sequence ATGAAAAATATTTTATTTGTAGTTTTTATTTCAATGATATTTTTATTTGTTTGCTGTAACACAACAACGAATAAAAACATAATTGAAACAGAAATTTCTGATTTTGACAAAATTTTAGATAGTTTTCAAGTAAATGGTTCAATTCTAATTTATGATAACGACAAGAATACTTTTTACTCAAATGACTTTGATTGGGCTAAAAACGGAAAATTACCTGCATCAACATTCAAAATTCCAAATTCTATAATTGCTGTTGAATTAGGCATTATTGAAAATGATACAACTATTTTAAAATGGAATGGCGAGCAGAGAAAAATGGATATTTGGGAAAAAGATTTATCATTTAAAGATGCTTTTAGAATTTCCTGTGTTCCTTGCTATCAGGAAATTGCAAGGAAAATCGGAACAATTAAAATGAAAGAATATTTAGAAAAATTTGAGTATAAAAATATGATTTTTGACAGTTTAACGATTGACAATTTTTGGCTTGAAGGAAATTCAAAAATATCTCAAAAACAACAAATCGACTTTTTAAGGAAATTCTATTTTTCAAAATTTCCAATTTCTGATAGGACAATAAAGATTGTCAAAAATATTATGGAAATTGAGCGAACTGAAAATTACATTTTAAGCGGTAAGACTGGATTAAGTTCGATAGAAGAAAAATATAATGGTTGGTTTGTTGGTTATGTTGAAACAAAATCTAATGTTTATTTTTTTGCAACAAATGTAATTCCGACAGACGGATTGAATGTTGATGATTTTATTTCATCGAGAATTAATGTAACAAAAAATGCGTTAAAGCAAATGAATATAATGAAATGA
- a CDS encoding BRCT domain-containing protein: MLFADKLGMPKKIKDLAESLDLEVTNHHDPEFDAKLCALIFGELTDKYPSYQELIRKIDDQPKTNNNYFNQPSEDVLEENEEHLSNYQITQNELENIDLIGKGIVITGNFSIEREEIKTFLMKIGGQIKSGITGKVDFVFAGEDCGWSKIQKINDLNQSKKANIRILNEADLNYLIKKYGI, encoded by the coding sequence ATGTTATTTGCAGATAAACTTGGGATGCCTAAAAAAATAAAAGATTTAGCAGAGAGTTTGGACTTAGAAGTAACAAATCATCACGACCCAGAATTCGATGCAAAACTTTGTGCTTTAATATTTGGCGAATTGACTGACAAGTATCCAAGTTATCAAGAACTAATAAGAAAAATTGATGACCAGCCTAAAACAAATAATAATTATTTCAATCAACCAAGTGAAGATGTTTTAGAAGAAAATGAAGAGCATTTATCAAATTATCAAATAACTCAAAACGAACTTGAAAACATTGATTTAATAGGAAAAGGAATAGTTATTACGGGCAACTTTTCAATAGAAAGAGAAGAAATAAAAACTTTTCTAATGAAAATTGGTGGACAAATAAAATCAGGAATAACAGGTAAAGTAGATTTTGTTTTTGCAGGTGAAGATTGTGGTTGGTCAAAAATCCAAAAAATAAACGACTTAAACCAATCAAAAAAAGCAAACATTAGAATTTTAAACGAAGCTGACTTAAATTATCTTATCAAAAAATACGGCATATAA
- a CDS encoding IS1595-like element ISBbi1 family transposase, whose protein sequence is MNIFSFTAHFGSEEDCRLHFKEQRDKEGVVCKRCGGTSHYWLQGKWSYECKGCRFRTSLRSGTIMESSKLPFLVWYKTMFLMSCTKKGFSTNELQKQLGLKRYEPVWAMVHKLRRAMGNRDARYTLEGMIELDEGYFSVASKEIERGKGTRGRGAEGKQNVAVMAESTPLEDIETGKKEKHVRYFKARVLDSHQSEGINGVVRDCMEDDAIVFSDKSTSYVDISDLVELHVTEKSDAKTTKETLKWVHIAISNAKRTLLGNYHKIKRKYLQLYLNEFIYKLNRRYFGDKLFDRLVIANITGA, encoded by the coding sequence ATGAACATATTCAGTTTTACGGCTCATTTCGGTTCGGAGGAAGATTGTCGTTTGCATTTCAAGGAGCAGCGTGATAAGGAAGGGGTTGTCTGCAAGCGATGCGGGGGCACTTCCCATTATTGGTTACAGGGTAAATGGAGTTATGAATGCAAAGGTTGCCGTTTCCGCACCTCGTTGCGCAGCGGTACGATCATGGAGAGCTCCAAGCTGCCGTTTCTGGTGTGGTACAAAACGATGTTCCTGATGAGTTGCACAAAAAAGGGATTCTCCACCAACGAACTCCAGAAGCAATTAGGATTGAAGCGTTACGAACCGGTATGGGCGATGGTACACAAACTCCGCAGGGCGATGGGCAACCGGGATGCAAGGTATACACTGGAAGGGATGATAGAACTGGATGAGGGTTACTTTTCGGTGGCCAGTAAGGAAATCGAGCGAGGCAAGGGTACACGTGGCCGGGGAGCCGAGGGAAAGCAGAACGTTGCGGTGATGGCCGAAAGCACCCCGTTGGAAGATATCGAAACGGGCAAAAAGGAGAAGCATGTGCGTTATTTCAAGGCCAGGGTACTGGATAGCCATCAAAGTGAAGGAATCAACGGCGTGGTCAGGGACTGCATGGAGGATGATGCCATCGTATTTTCGGACAAAAGCACTTCTTACGTTGACATCTCCGATCTGGTGGAATTGCACGTCACCGAGAAATCAGACGCCAAAACCACCAAGGAAACACTCAAATGGGTGCATATCGCAATCAGTAATGCAAAACGGACATTGCTGGGCAACTACCATAAAATCAAAAGGAAATACTTACAGTTGTATCTCAACGAGTTTATTTACAAATTAAACAGACGGTATTTTGGAGACAAACTCTTTGACAGACTAGTAATTGCGAATATAACAGGTGCATAA
- a CDS encoding DUF3872 domain-containing protein, with the protein MFMLLAMLVCAVVLTSCEKDDLDIQQNYLFEVQVMPVPKDVSNGQTVEIRVTIQRSGNFSDASYYIRYFQFDGQGALRYYSEPPYMPNDVYLLPQTQFRLYYTSQSTVSQAFDIWISDNFGNEKQISFQFNSRD; encoded by the coding sequence ATGTTCATGCTCTTGGCGATGTTGGTCTGCGCCGTGGTACTGACCTCGTGTGAAAAAGACGACCTCGACATACAACAAAATTACCTGTTTGAGGTACAGGTAATGCCTGTTCCAAAGGATGTGTCAAATGGTCAAACCGTAGAAATAAGGGTAACGATACAGCGAAGCGGAAATTTCAGTGATGCAAGTTACTACATCCGCTATTTCCAGTTTGACGGACAGGGAGCATTGCGCTATTACAGTGAACCGCCGTATATGCCCAATGACGTGTACCTGTTGCCACAGACACAATTTAGGTTGTATTACACCTCGCAATCCACCGTATCACAGGCGTTTGATATTTGGATTTCGGACAACTTCGGGAACGAAAAGCAAATAAGTTTCCAGTTTAACAGCCGTGATTAA
- a CDS encoding response regulator transcription factor gives MVTGKENKKKVCVAVIDSHAHLREMPVKQLENSGYTVLFQTGNGQDALQKLKENNRLPDVCLIEEDFATAKLLLEKHPDLKVLISSTEDDTESVTDMLKAGVSGYILKFADPDEMLTAVKALSENKKYFSVGISGIAMEYFKNQSQS, from the coding sequence ATGGTTACTGGAAAAGAAAACAAAAAAAAAGTCTGTGTAGCGGTCATAGATAGCCATGCACATCTTCGGGAGATGCCCGTAAAGCAACTTGAAAATTCGGGCTATACAGTATTGTTCCAAACAGGTAACGGGCAGGATGCCCTACAAAAACTAAAAGAGAATAACAGATTACCCGATGTCTGTCTCATTGAGGAAGATTTTGCCACGGCTAAACTTTTACTCGAAAAGCATCCCGATTTGAAAGTCCTAATTTCCAGTACGGAAGACGACACCGAAAGCGTAACGGATATGCTAAAGGCAGGTGTTTCGGGATATATTCTGAAATTTGCAGACCCCGATGAAATGCTAACCGCCGTTAAAGCATTGAGCGAAAACAAAAAATATTTCAGTGTTGGGATTAGTGGGATAGCAATGGAATATTTTAAAAATCAATCACAATCTTAG
- a CDS encoding caspase family protein, which yields MKIALIIGINHYPNGGDLYGCVNDAYSVKGILERNFDGSVNFDCKLLTASNERESLDRGQLKDAISQLFNTKSEVALLYFAGHGHIETTGGYLLGSDAKRGDDGVSLNDILVLANDSPATNKVIILDSCHSGIAGNPPNIKDSALINEGITILTASTSDQYASEQNGSGVFTTLLVDALNGSASNILGDITPGSVYAHIDQSLGAWEQRPIFKTNVRNFISLRKASPSIELDDLRMIKDLFPVAGFEFNLDPSFEPEMKGRDKGMPDPIEENTKIFAVLQKYNRLNLLKPVGAQHMWNVAMESKSCKLTALGEHYRKLAENNRI from the coding sequence ATGAAAATTGCATTAATTATCGGAATAAATCACTATCCAAATGGAGGCGATTTATATGGTTGTGTTAATGATGCCTACTCAGTCAAAGGCATTTTAGAAAGAAATTTTGATGGCTCAGTAAACTTTGATTGTAAATTGCTCACAGCTTCAAATGAGAGAGAATCCCTTGATAGAGGTCAGCTTAAAGATGCTATTAGCCAGCTGTTTAACACTAAATCAGAAGTAGCCTTGCTTTATTTTGCTGGTCATGGGCATATTGAAACAACAGGTGGCTATTTGTTAGGAAGTGATGCAAAAAGAGGTGATGATGGAGTTTCTTTAAACGATATTTTAGTTTTAGCTAACGATTCACCAGCAACCAACAAAGTTATTATATTAGATAGTTGTCATTCGGGTATTGCCGGAAATCCACCTAATATAAAAGATAGTGCTTTAATTAATGAGGGAATAACTATTTTAACAGCCTCAACCTCCGACCAATATGCATCAGAACAAAACGGTAGTGGCGTTTTTACAACATTATTAGTTGACGCCCTAAACGGTAGTGCCTCTAATATTTTAGGAGATATAACGCCAGGAAGTGTTTATGCTCATATTGACCAATCCTTGGGGGCATGGGAGCAACGACCTATCTTCAAAACAAATGTACGGAACTTTATATCTTTAAGAAAAGCGTCACCCTCAATAGAATTGGACGACTTACGAATGATAAAAGATTTATTTCCCGTAGCCGGATTTGAATTTAATCTTGACCCTTCCTTTGAACCGGAAATGAAAGGACGAGATAAAGGTATGCCCGACCCAATTGAAGAAAACACCAAGATATTTGCTGTTCTACAAAAATATAATAGACTTAATTTACTTAAACCAGTAGGCGCTCAACATATGTGGAATGTCGCAATGGAAAGTAAATCTTGCAAATTGACAGCATTGGGAGAACATTATAGGAAACTTGCGGAAAACAATAGAATATAA
- a CDS encoding TIR domain-containing protein has translation MKKVVFIAFAIEDKTQRDFLKGQSLLTHSPFEYIDMSVKEPYSEDWKSRVRTRIRRSDGIIVLVSKNSLSSSGQKWEIQCAKEERKKILGVWAYSNDRTEIAGITTKVWTWDNIKNFIDSL, from the coding sequence ATGAAGAAAGTTGTATTTATCGCATTTGCTATTGAAGACAAAACACAAAGAGATTTTTTGAAAGGACAATCTCTTTTAACACATTCACCTTTCGAATATATTGATATGTCTGTGAAAGAACCTTATAGTGAAGATTGGAAATCCAGAGTTAGAACGAGAATTAGACGTTCCGATGGTATAATTGTTTTAGTTAGCAAGAATTCTTTATCGTCATCAGGACAAAAGTGGGAAATTCAATGTGCTAAGGAAGAGAGAAAAAAAATTCTTGGGGTTTGGGCGTACTCAAATGACCGAACCGAAATCGCAGGTATAACTACGAAAGTTTGGACTTGGGACAATATTAAAAATTTCATTGATTCCTTATAA
- a CDS encoding antirestriction protein ArdA yields MTHQINTSEARVYVGTYAKYNDGSIFGEWLTLSDYADKDEFYDACRELHDDEEDPEFMFQDYENIPNGLIGECWISDSIFEVLEALEDMDETRKEAFLIWCDNGHRKLSEGDIDDLMSDFDDDYIGEYKDEEDFAYEQVEQMDLPEFAKTYFDYEAYARDLFSGDYWSDSGHVFYNS; encoded by the coding sequence ATGACACATCAAATAAACACATCGGAAGCAAGGGTATATGTCGGCACATACGCAAAATATAATGACGGTTCAATCTTCGGGGAATGGCTAACGCTATCCGACTATGCGGACAAAGACGAATTTTACGACGCTTGCAGGGAGTTGCACGATGACGAGGAAGACCCCGAATTTATGTTTCAAGATTACGAGAACATCCCAAACGGCTTAATCGGCGAATGTTGGATAAGCGATAGCATATTTGAGGTTTTGGAGGCTTTGGAAGATATGGACGAAACCCGAAAAGAGGCATTTCTAATATGGTGTGACAATGGACACCGTAAGTTGTCCGAGGGGGATATTGACGACCTAATGAGCGACTTTGACGATGACTATATAGGGGAATACAAGGACGAGGAAGATTTTGCCTATGAACAGGTAGAGCAAATGGACTTGCCCGAATTTGCAAAAACGTACTTCGATTATGAGGCTTATGCCCGTGACCTGTTTAGCGGTGACTATTGGAGCGATAGCGGTCATGTATTTTATAATTCTTGA
- the prmC gene encoding peptide chain release factor N(5)-glutamine methyltransferase: MDSIGSLRQKFVSDLSSIYDQDEALSLFQIAAEHLLGYSRIQLSMKLQDKLSEDQETNFNLLLQQLQTGRPIQQIIGRAPFYGMEFIVSEDTLIPRPETEELVQLIISENKRKSDLDIIDIGTGTGCIAISLKKGLAESHVSAVDISPEAIAIAKQNAQQNDCPVDFRCLDILEWNLVFDQEQYDIIVSNPPYITHDEKRDMHRNVLHFEPHTALFVEDSAPLLFYDHIASFALKHLKKEGTLYFEINQYLSEETKELLIKKGFAKVDILHDINSVPRMIRASYF, translated from the coding sequence ATGGATTCTATAGGCAGCTTAAGGCAAAAATTTGTGTCGGATTTATCGTCGATTTATGATCAGGATGAGGCACTGAGCCTGTTTCAGATTGCTGCCGAACATTTGCTGGGTTACAGCAGGATCCAACTTAGCATGAAGTTGCAAGATAAGCTCTCGGAGGATCAGGAGACCAACTTCAATTTGCTCCTGCAACAGCTTCAGACCGGCAGACCTATCCAACAGATTATTGGAAGGGCTCCTTTTTATGGAATGGAGTTTATCGTGTCGGAGGATACCTTAATCCCCAGACCTGAGACGGAGGAACTCGTACAGCTGATTATCTCCGAAAACAAGCGCAAATCCGATCTTGATATAATCGATATCGGCACAGGGACTGGCTGTATTGCGATCAGCTTGAAAAAAGGTCTTGCTGAATCCCATGTGTCCGCAGTGGACATCTCCCCAGAGGCCATTGCCATTGCTAAACAGAATGCTCAACAAAATGATTGCCCTGTTGATTTCCGTTGTTTGGACATCCTGGAATGGAACCTGGTCTTTGATCAGGAGCAATATGACATCATTGTCAGCAACCCGCCCTACATCACCCATGACGAGAAAAGGGATATGCACCGCAATGTACTGCATTTCGAGCCGCACACGGCTTTATTTGTGGAAGACTCAGCCCCATTATTGTTTTACGACCATATCGCTTCATTCGCCCTAAAACACCTCAAAAAAGAAGGAACCCTCTATTTCGAGATCAACCAATACCTTTCCGAAGAAACCAAGGAACTTCTGATCAAGAAAGGATTTGCTAAAGTTGATATTCTCCATGACATCAACTCAGTTCCCAGAATGATCAGGGCAAGCTATTTTTAA
- the ribD gene encoding bifunctional diaminohydroxyphosphoribosylaminopyrimidine deaminase/5-amino-6-(5-phosphoribosylamino)uracil reductase RibD, with protein sequence MHNQYMKRCLELAVLGAGKTSPNPMVGAVIVHNGEIIGEGYTSPYGGPHAEVNAVRSVIDQVGEAKARELFSESTIYVSLEPCAHFGKTPPCADMIVDMGFKEAVIACLDPFAKVNGLGLKKLEDAGISTEVGVLEDEAKWVNRRFFTKLKEFRPYVILKWAETANGYFAPVSGQRWISNQASKQLVHKWRSEEDAILVGKRTAELDNPSLTVRDWEGRNPKRILIDKNLELPESLSIFDDAAETIIFNAQKTDWQGNRKYIELENFDLYLPQQILYQLYLMDVQSIIVEGGRKTLDLFIQAGLWDEARIFVGAESWSEGIEAPKLIGDMREEIKVGSDLLKIYLPK encoded by the coding sequence ATGCATAATCAATACATGAAGCGATGTTTGGAATTGGCTGTCTTGGGGGCAGGCAAGACCAGTCCGAATCCGATGGTGGGGGCAGTGATTGTCCACAATGGAGAAATTATTGGAGAGGGTTATACGTCGCCTTATGGAGGTCCCCATGCGGAGGTGAACGCGGTTCGATCAGTGATCGATCAGGTCGGAGAGGCGAAGGCAAGGGAGCTGTTTTCGGAGAGCACGATCTATGTGAGCTTGGAGCCCTGTGCGCATTTTGGGAAGACACCGCCCTGTGCGGACATGATCGTGGACATGGGTTTCAAGGAAGCTGTGATCGCTTGTTTGGATCCCTTTGCAAAGGTAAATGGTTTGGGCCTGAAAAAGTTGGAGGATGCGGGGATTAGCACTGAAGTAGGGGTTTTGGAGGATGAGGCTAAGTGGGTGAACCGCAGGTTCTTTACAAAACTGAAAGAGTTCCGTCCTTACGTAATCCTGAAATGGGCAGAAACGGCCAATGGTTATTTTGCACCTGTATCGGGGCAGCGCTGGATCAGCAATCAGGCAAGTAAGCAATTGGTGCATAAATGGCGTTCGGAGGAAGATGCGATCCTGGTCGGCAAAAGAACGGCAGAGCTTGACAATCCAAGCTTGACGGTTCGGGACTGGGAAGGACGGAACCCGAAGCGCATATTGATCGACAAAAATCTTGAACTTCCGGAAAGTCTTTCAATTTTTGACGATGCAGCGGAAACCATAATTTTCAATGCTCAGAAAACCGATTGGCAGGGTAACCGGAAATATATAGAACTGGAGAATTTTGACCTGTACCTTCCACAGCAAATCCTTTATCAGCTGTATTTAATGGATGTACAGTCCATTATCGTTGAAGGAGGTAGAAAGACGCTTGACCTGTTTATTCAGGCAGGACTTTGGGATGAAGCCCGCATATTTGTAGGAGCCGAATCATGGTCTGAAGGCATCGAGGCTCCAAAATTAATTGGAGACATGAGGGAAGAAATAAAAGTAGGTTCAGATCTATTGAAAATTTACCTTCCAAAATAA